Sequence from the uncultured Bacteroides sp. genome:
TTTTTTATAGTTCAAATAGAAATCAAGTAAAGTATTACGTTTTAGCTGATAATAATGTTTATTATCTCCCCAACCTGACTTATAATTTCCCTGAACATAACTCATTGGAGAATTATCATCTATAATTACATCACCTTCACCCTTGGACACATCGTAACCTACATTAAGATTCGCACGTAAATCAGGTAAAAAATGCATTTTATAATCAAATTGAGCATTACCAATACTTCTATAGACAGTAGATTCATCATGTTTTTGATTAAGTACTGCAACTGGATTAGCTAAACCGATGTCAATAGGTTTGCCATCAGAAGCTTTTAATGACATATAATATCCATTACCATAAGGAGTATCAGCATAAACTGGTTGAGTTGGATCAAACTGTGTTGCAGAGCCAATAGCACCTTGATCGGCAAATCTATTGGTATTATATATACCTTTTACATTCAACTGAATATTAAGTTTCTTATCAAACAAGCTTGGGCTCAAGCTAATGGAACCAGTGGCACGTTCCATATTTGATGTTTTCAAGATACCATTTTCGTTGGTATAAGAAGCAGAAACACGGTAAGGCATATTAGGAACAGAACCTGAGACACTTACGTTATGGTCTGTACTTAAAGCTGTTCTGAATATTTCTTTCTGCCAGTCTGTAGAAGCAGTACCAAGAGCTTTAGCCTGATCACTGGTAGCACCAAAAGTACTTGTTATATAGTTAGTAAATGTGGCTGCATCCATCATATCTACAGTCTTTGTTTTAGTACTTACTGAGAAATTACCATCATAAGTTACTTTAACTTTTCCGGCTTTACCCTTCTTTGTTGTAATAATAATTACACCGTTAGATGCTCTAGATCCATAAATAGCTGTAGATGACGCATCTTTTAAAATAGTGAAACTTTCAATATCATTAGGATGAATTGTAGACAATGGATTTGACATACCACTAATGCTGTTATTATCAACAGGTACACCATCAATAACAATTAACGGATCATTACTTGCAGACATAGAAGATCCACCACGGATACGAATAGTTGCACCAGCACCTGGAGCACCACCATCTGTAATAACGCTTACACCAGCAGCTTTACCAACCAACAAGTCTGAAGCAGAAGTTGCCATACCTCTAGTTAATTTAGTAGCATCAATTGCTGATACAGATCCGGTAAGATCATTCTTCTTTACCGTACCATAACCAATAACAACTGTACCTTCAAGCATTACGGCATCTTCCTGCATAACAACTGCCATAGTTTTAGATGCTTTTACATCCATAGTTTTATAACCGATAAAAGAAAAAGTCAGGACTGAATTCTGAGGAGCTTGTAGACGGAATGCTCCATCAAAATCGGTAATCGTTCCAGTTGTTGTGCCCTTAACAGCAACATTTGCACCGATAATAGGCTCACCCTTTGCATCCTTTACAACTCCCGTAATAGTGATTTGCTGTGCAAAGACGCCCACCGAGAAGAACAATCCCATCAATAATGGAAGGATTGCCTTTACGAGTTTAAGATTAACTTGCTTCATGCATTTAAAAATTAAAGTTAACAATATTATAAATAATTGATTCTCTGAAAAAATGGAATGAACCATAAGATTTCATTTCAACCACTGAACAAAAATAGAACTTATTAACTATTATTTATATCAATAGTGTATTGATTTTGTTACTTTTGCCATGCAATCGTTTGCACCCCAATTACACTTCTAATAAATAACTCTTAAAAATAATCTGATACATTTTTTATATTTTTGTTGAGAGAACATTTGTAAACACAACCTTGGGTTGAACCTTAGAACTAAATATATGAATTACAAGCCACAAATAACGATTAAAGATATAGCCAGGGCATTAAATGTCTCTCCCTCAACCGTTTCTAGAGCGCTTAAAAATAATCCCGATATTAGTCAAGAGACCAGGAATACTATTAATAAGTACGCGCGCGAACATAATTATAAACCAAACGAACTGGCATTGAATTTACGCACTAGCCGTTCAAACACAATCGGTGTTATCATTCCTCAATTTGTTCATCATTTTTTTTCGTGTGTGTTAGATGGCATAGAAGAAGTTGCTTCAAAATTAGGATATAATATTATTATTGCGCAATCTAATGAAGAATATGAACGCGAAGTTAAAATTGTTCACACATTTCTTGCTGCAAGGGTATGTGGTGTTATAACTTCACTAGCCAAAGATACTTCTCATTATGAGCATTATCAGGAATTGCTGGATAACAATATCCCAATAGTGTTCTATGACAGGATTTGCACCGGCATCAATACAGAACGGGTAGTTGTTGACGATTATGCAGGAGCTTTTGCAGCAGTGGAATACATGATTCAAACCGGATGCAAACGCATTCTTTTTTATAGCGCCCCCCTTAATCTGGAAATTTCTAAGAATCGGAGAAATGGATATTTGGATGCCATGAAAAAATATAAAATTCCGGTAGACGATAACATGATTAAAATTTGTGATACACGAGAACAAGCCATTGCAATAACTCCAGATATCCTGGAAGATCCAAATCATCCCGATGGTTTCTTTGCTATTAATGATGAAACTGCATCTGGCATTTTGTATGCATGCAAACTTGTTGGACTAAAGATTCCCGAAGAGATCTCTATTTGTGGCTTTTCCGATGGAATTATTGCCCAGACAACTGATCCGAAGCTTACTACGGTGGAGCAACACGGAAAGGAGGTTGGTGAAAGTGCAATTAGCCTGTTAATAGATAAGCTGGAAAATAAAAATCCAGATGAAAATAGATGCTATAACAGAATTGTTAAAACCAACTTAGTGGTAAGGGGAACAACAAAATAATAAATAGCATAGTTATAAGATACTCAAAATCAATTAATTAATAAATTACAGGTGGCAGAGGTGGCAGATAAAATTAATATTTTAGAGTTTGTGAAATTAAATTTTGAAAATTCCGCAATTTGCAGAATTTTCAAAATTTAATTTTCAGAATGAAAAAAAGTAAGTTTTTACTGCCACCTCTGCCACCTGGATAAGTAATTCAAGGTTTTAAGCTTATTGCAAAAATAAAACGGATAACTAGTTGGACTCTAGGGAAAAACTAATCATCTTCCGAGGAATAAACAAGCCGATCATGTACATGTTTGACTGTAAACATGTACATGATTAGAGGCAAACATGTACATGATTGACTTTAATTAACCTGACAAAAATAATAGTTAGTATAATAATAATTAATAAACAGAAATCATATAATATCTAATTCAAATAATACAATGAAGACAAAACCAGATCTAAACTTTTGGAAACTATGGAACATCAGTTTCGGTTTCTTTGGTGTTCAAATTGCATACGCACTTCAAAGCGCAAACATCAGTCGTATATTTTCCACATTGGGCGCCGACCCTCATAACTTAAGTTATTTCTGGATTCTGCCTCCTCTTGCAGGAATCATTGTTCAGCCGTTGATAGGCTCTGCCAGTGACAAAACATGGACACGATTTGGCCGCCGAATACCTTATCTCTTCGTTGGTTCTTTAGTTGCCGTTATAGTAATGTGTTTGCTACCTAATGCCGGGAGCTTTACAAACTTTATCAATGCAATGGCTTTCGGGCTATTCTCACTGATGTTTCTGGATACTTCAATAAATATGGCAATGCAGCCTTTCAAAATGTTGGTGGGAGACCTTGTAAACGAAAAGCAAAAAGGACTAGCCTACTCCATTCAAAGTTTTCTGTGTAACGCCGGAAGTTTGGTAGGTTATCTTTTCCCATTTATTTTCACATTCTTTGGAATCAGCAACATTGCAAAGAAAGGAATGGTTCCCAATTCTGTTATTTTCTCTTTCTATATTGGTGCAGCCATATTAATTCTTTGTGTAATCTATACTACCACTAAGGTAAAAGAGATGCCTCCAAAGGAGTTTGAAGAATTTCACGGTATCACTGCGGCAGAGAAGAAAGAAAAGACAGACTTCTTTACCTTATTAAAACACGCACCTAAAGTATTTTGGACCGTAGGGTTAGTTCAATTTTTCTCATGGGCTGCTTTTATGTATATGTGGACCTATACCAATGGTGCAATTGCTGATAATGTATGGGGAACTACAAAGACTGCATCTGCAGAATATCAGGAAGCAGGAAACTGGGTTGGTGTATTATTTGCAATACAAGCCATCGGTTCTGTATGTTGGGCTGTAGTGCTTCCTTTATTTAAATCCCGTAAATTTGCCTATTCACTTAGTTTGATTTTGGGCGGTTTAGGATTTATTTCTACTCTGTTTATGCATAATCAATATCTATTATTTGCATCTTACTTTACTATTGGCTTTGCCTGGGCTGCAATGCTTGCAATGCCATTTACCATTCTAACAAACTCTATATCAGGAAAGAACATGGGAGCTTATCTGGGATTATTCAACGGAACTATTTGTATACCTCAAATTTGCGCAGCTCTTATAGGTGGAACTCTTCTACACTTTGTGGGCGGTAAACAAGTAAATATGTTGGTTCTTGCCGGGGCATTTCTAATTGTCGGAGCAACTTGTGTGTATCTAATCAAAGAGACGGTAGCAGAGCATAAAGAAATTTAAACGAAAAATTAGTTTTTTAAGAAATATTCATTTGTTTTTTTATTACCTTGCAGCAGGTTTTCATCTAAATGAAGGAGAAGAGAGAAAAGTACGGAAAAACATACTTATTATTTTATTTAAAATCCTTTGTTTAGAAACAAAAAGTCTGCAAGGAACTAACATCACAAAAGTGAGCACGAATAAAAAAGATGAATAGATATCTTAAAATTGATGGCTGGAATATTATTGAAGAAGATTTTCACACTAAGAATCAAAGAGCTTCTGAAAGTATATTCAGCATAGGCAACGGAAGAATAGGACAACGGGGAAACTTTGAAGAGAACTATACGGGTGATACACTCCAGGGCTCTTATATTGCGGGCATCTATTTTCAGGACCGCACACGTGTTGGATGGTGGAAAAACGGATATCCCCGTTATTTTTCACGTATGCCTAACGCTCCTTACTGGAGTGGAATTAATCTTAGGCTGATAGACGAAGAACTAAACCTTGAAGAATGGGATATAAATAAGTTTGAACGGAAGCTTTTGATGAAAGAAGGCCTTTCTGAACGAACTTTCACTGTTACTTCACCGAAAGGAAATACTTTACAAATTCATGTAGAGCACTTTTACAGTATAGTTCATTTGGATCTTTGTTTGATAAAATATAGCGTTACCTCGGTTAATTATGAAGGAAAAATATCTCTTCTCCCTTACATCAATGGAGATGTTATACACGAGAGTTCCAATTTTAATGAAAAAATGTGGAACATTATCCTTGCGGAAACAACACATGAGTATGCGTTATTATGGGCACAGACAAAACGGGAGGATTCTCAGGCATGCTGCGCCACAACTTATCAGCTATTCAAAAATAGTAAAGAAATAACCAGTAGACCTATTAGAATAGAAAAAGAAAAGTTTGTGGGTTTTAGCGTGGGAAGCGACGTAAAACCAGGTGAGACTTTGTCTTTGATTAAGTACTCTTCCATAGTATCCTCGCTTTATTGTGATAGAAAAGAACTGGTTGAGCAATCTGTTAAAGAAGCTCAGAAAGCAAAAGATACCGGATGGAATACTTTGCTGGAAGAACAACAGAATGAATGGAGTAAGATCTGGAATAATATGGATGTACAGATTGAGGGAGATGACGAAGTTCAGCAAGCAATCCGTTTTAATATCTTTCAGATATATCAAAATTATAAAGGAGACAATCCGAGTCTTAACATAGGTTCAAAAGGATTTACAGGCGAAAAGTACGGAGGAAACACTCAATGGAATACTGAACTATGCTGTATTCCTTATTATTTACTTGCAGGTTCAGAGAACTTAGCTATTAATCTACTGCATTACAGGTACAACCATTTACCTAAAGCAATAGAAAATGCAGA
This genomic interval carries:
- a CDS encoding TonB-dependent receptor; protein product: MKQVNLKLVKAILPLLMGLFFSVGVFAQQITITGVVKDAKGEPIIGANVAVKGTTTGTITDFDGAFRLQAPQNSVLTFSFIGYKTMDVKASKTMAVVMQEDAVMLEGTVVIGYGTVKKNDLTGSVSAIDATKLTRGMATSASDLLVGKAAGVSVITDGGAPGAGATIRIRGGSSMSASNDPLIVIDGVPVDNNSISGMSNPLSTIHPNDIESFTILKDASSTAIYGSRASNGVIIITTKKGKAGKVKVTYDGNFSVSTKTKTVDMMDAATFTNYITSTFGATSDQAKALGTASTDWQKEIFRTALSTDHNVSVSGSVPNMPYRVSASYTNENGILKTSNMERATGSISLSPSLFDKKLNIQLNVKGIYNTNRFADQGAIGSATQFDPTQPVYADTPYGNGYYMSLKASDGKPIDIGLANPVAVLNQKHDESTVYRSIGNAQFDYKMHFLPDLRANLNVGYDVSKGEGDVIIDDNSPMSYVQGNYKSGWGDNKHYYQLKRNTLLDFYLNYKKEIGIHSVDAMAGYSWQHFYNTSYNEYPYSESKAKSAGVATYKDGDDYSSESYLVSFFGRLNYSLLNRYLLTFTLRDDGSSRFNPDNRWGLFPSAAFAWKINEEAFLKDSKVISDLKLRLGYGITGQQNLGQGDYPYMARYTYSKAGANYYFGDTMVGLIRPEAYDSNLKWEETTTYNVGLDYGLLHNKITGSLDLYYRKTKDLLNTVSIAAGTNFSNELLTNMGELENKGIEFTVNAHPVTTKDWNWTVGYNVSYNKNKITKLTINDDPNYVGVIHGGIDGGTGNKIMIHSVNHSYNSFYVYEQVYKQDGSPVEGAYVDQNGDGQINEKDLIRYKKAAPDVFMGLSSQLSYKNWDFQFALRANLGNYAYNNVQSNRESSSTAFDPSGFLKNRMNSALTTNFVDPRYQSSYYIQNASFLRMDNISLGYTFNKLFNSNQTARIYCTVQNPFVITKYKGIDPEFNNDGIDNNIYPHPRVYMVGLSLNF
- a CDS encoding LacI family DNA-binding transcriptional regulator, producing MNYKPQITIKDIARALNVSPSTVSRALKNNPDISQETRNTINKYAREHNYKPNELALNLRTSRSNTIGVIIPQFVHHFFSCVLDGIEEVASKLGYNIIIAQSNEEYEREVKIVHTFLAARVCGVITSLAKDTSHYEHYQELLDNNIPIVFYDRICTGINTERVVVDDYAGAFAAVEYMIQTGCKRILFYSAPLNLEISKNRRNGYLDAMKKYKIPVDDNMIKICDTREQAIAITPDILEDPNHPDGFFAINDETASGILYACKLVGLKIPEEISICGFSDGIIAQTTDPKLTTVEQHGKEVGESAISLLIDKLENKNPDENRCYNRIVKTNLVVRGTTK
- a CDS encoding SLC45 family MFS transporter, which codes for MKTKPDLNFWKLWNISFGFFGVQIAYALQSANISRIFSTLGADPHNLSYFWILPPLAGIIVQPLIGSASDKTWTRFGRRIPYLFVGSLVAVIVMCLLPNAGSFTNFINAMAFGLFSLMFLDTSINMAMQPFKMLVGDLVNEKQKGLAYSIQSFLCNAGSLVGYLFPFIFTFFGISNIAKKGMVPNSVIFSFYIGAAILILCVIYTTTKVKEMPPKEFEEFHGITAAEKKEKTDFFTLLKHAPKVFWTVGLVQFFSWAAFMYMWTYTNGAIADNVWGTTKTASAEYQEAGNWVGVLFAIQAIGSVCWAVVLPLFKSRKFAYSLSLILGGLGFISTLFMHNQYLLFASYFTIGFAWAAMLAMPFTILTNSISGKNMGAYLGLFNGTICIPQICAALIGGTLLHFVGGKQVNMLVLAGAFLIVGATCVYLIKETVAEHKEI
- a CDS encoding family 65 glycosyl hydrolase domain-containing protein, with the protein product MNRYLKIDGWNIIEEDFHTKNQRASESIFSIGNGRIGQRGNFEENYTGDTLQGSYIAGIYFQDRTRVGWWKNGYPRYFSRMPNAPYWSGINLRLIDEELNLEEWDINKFERKLLMKEGLSERTFTVTSPKGNTLQIHVEHFYSIVHLDLCLIKYSVTSVNYEGKISLLPYINGDVIHESSNFNEKMWNIILAETTHEYALLWAQTKREDSQACCATTYQLFKNSKEITSRPIRIEKEKFVGFSVGSDVKPGETLSLIKYSSIVSSLYCDRKELVEQSVKEAQKAKDTGWNTLLEEQQNEWSKIWNNMDVQIEGDDEVQQAIRFNIFQIYQNYKGDNPSLNIGSKGFTGEKYGGNTQWNTELCCIPYYLLAGSENLAINLLHYRYNHLPKAIENAEKLGFTNGAALYPMVTMDGTECHNEWEITFEEIHRNGIIAHTIDLYTNFTGKTDYVAKYGLEVLIGISRFWSQRVSFSTPKQKYVILGVTGPNEYENNVDNNWYTNYSCIKNLKSTLHNLELVEKNYPNDYRRVLKKTNFQLAEIERWKDILENMYLPVDKETGIFVQQDGYMDKELNVVTDINPSERPISQHWSWDRILRSCFIKQSDVLLGIYLYRNDFDLETVKKNFLFYEPRTLHESSLSYFVHAILAARIGEIDKAYDLYLKATRLDLDDYNNDLKEGLHITSMPGSWLALVDGFAGMKLKNGKVSFEPLIPKKWKSYTFKVKFNGYFLLIKISQKEMSVTNLIKTDVCIQVYNKSYSIKANTYLIIPINCIE